From the Priestia aryabhattai genome, the window AAATATCAGCCGAAAAATTCATTTGAATCTCCGCGTTTTTGCGGACCACGAACATTTATGAGACTTCCGTACCTAGAACAAATAAATTCAGAGATGGATTTTATTGTGACGGGTATTCCATTTGATTCAGGGCAATCTTTTCGAACAGGAGCACGTTTTGGGCCGGAAGCTATTCGAGATTTCTCCATTTTGCTTCGTCCGTATAACCCAGAACAAAAGATTAATATTTTTGATTACATTTCAGGCGTGGACTACGGCGATTTAGCAGTAGTTCCCGGGTATATTTTAGAAACATATAAAAAAATTGAAGCAGGGTTAACGCCGGTTGTTAATGAAGGAATTATTCCTATTTCACTAGGCGGCGATCATTCGATGACGCTCGGTGAACTTCGTGCCATCGCGAAAAAGCACGGACCGGTAGCGCTTTTACAGTTTGATGCTCATTCCGATACGTGGGATAGTTATTTTGAACAAAAATACAATCACGGCACGGTATTCAGACGAGCAATTGAAGAAGGGTTAATCGATGTGTCCCGCTCGATTCAAATCGGTATGCGAGGCGGTCTATACGGCATTGAAGATTTAGAAGATGCAAAGAACTTAGGTTTAGCTCTATATACGACAAATGAATATAAAAAACTGGGCGTTGAAAGAATGCTAGATATTATTCATGAGCGTGTAGGGAAAGAACCTGTGTTTTTGTCGTTTGACATTGATTTTTTAGATCCAGTTTACGCGCCGGGAACAGGAACACCTGAAGTATCGGGTGCAAGTACTGACGATGCGCTTCAATTCGTTCGAGGCTTAACAAATATTGATTTTGTCGGTTTTGATTTAGTAGAAGTACTGCCAGCTTACGACCATGGCCAAATTACAGCAGCAGCGGCCGCTAACATTGTCTATGAATTTATCACGCTTATTGCGTTAAGAAAAAAAGCAAAAGAAGAAGAAGCGCTGTTAGTGAAAGCACGCGACTGAATATAAACAAAACGGTAAAAGTGGGAAGGTAATATTATCTTCCCACTTTTATATAAGAGTTCTCTATAGGGAGTGTTTGACTATGAACGGGCAAGTATATGTAAAAATAGATAAGAAACAAGAAAAAATATTAAAAAGAGAAATACTCAATCCAGCGACCAATAAGATCATAGCAGAAGTATTTGATTCGTCACTTCAACAAGTAGAGGAAGCGGTAGATAAAGCAAAACAGGCTTTTGAGCAGAGTGAATGGAAGAAAAATAAATCACTGCGTGTAGGGGTACTTACGAAACTAGCGGACTTATTAGAAAAAGAAGCAAGTGTATTTGCCGAAACAGAAACGTTAAATACAGGCAAACCGGTAAAAGAATCACAGTTAGATATCGAGGATACGATTAATTGTTTAAGATATTACGCAAATTTAATAGAAGAAAATCAGCCATGGACAAAAGACATGTTCGACAATACAAACAGTAAAATCATTCAAGAACCTATTGGCGTATGCGCGCTAATCGTTCCTTGGAATTTTCCTTTGCTGCTTGGTATGTGGAAGCTGGCTCCTGCATTAGCAGCTGGAAACACGGTGGTGTTTAAGCCGTCAGAATTAACACCGCTTTCTTTTCTAAAGTTAGCTTCATTATGTGAAAAAGCTGGTATACCAGAAGGCGTGTTTAATTTAATTACAGGAGACGGTAAAGTGGGAAGTGCGCTTGTTGAACACAAAGACGTAGCCAAAGTCTCTTTTACAGGAGGATCAGAAACAGGCAAACGTATTTATCAGCAGTGCGCAAAAGAGATGAAAAGAGTTTCGCTTGAACTGGGAGGGAAATCTCCGCTTCTTATTTTCCAAGATAGCGAAATTGATATTGCAGTAGATTGGACAATGTTTGGCTCATTTTTTAACCAAGGGCAAGTGTGTGTAGCTTCATCGCGTATACTCGTACATGAATCTATTTATAAGCCGTTTCTTTCTGCTCTTACGGAGGCTGTTGCTACTATAAAAATTGGCAACCCCTTAACAGAAGAAACGGAGATGGGTCCGGTTATTAGCAAAAAGCATCTGAACAAAATACGGAATTTTATCAAGCTAGGTCAAGAAGAAGGCGCGAATTTATTAACAGGAGGAACGTTAATCAACTGCGAAGGTGGAAACTATATGAAGCCGGCTGTGCTCGTCGATGTGGAGCAGCATATGAAAGTCGTACAAGAAGAAATATTTGGTCCGGTCATTACCGTTCAATCCTTTTCAAGTGAAGAAGAAGCCATAGCACTTGCCAACGGCACTAAATTTGGTTTAGCTGCAGGAATTTTAACGAACGATGTAGCGAAAGCAGAGCGAGTTGCTGAACATCTTCAAGCGGGAACGATTTGGATCAACGGCTACCACACACCTCATATTGAAACTGCTTGGGGCGGTTTCAAAGAAAGCGGCATTGGCCGAGAGTTAGGCCCATCTGGTTTAGCTGCTTTTACTGAAACAAAACATGTGAATACAAATTCCAAGTTAGCTCGAGCCAATTGGTATCAGCAAAAATGAAAGGTGGAAAAGGAATGACAATAAAAAGTGGTCTCGCCCATGATAATGTGCAGCCGATTGCAATGAATAAAAGAAGTATGGGCTTCTTCTCTACATTTTCCATGTGGATAGGAGCCAATGTGGTAGTAACGACCGTTTTTACCGGAATGCTGCTTGTACCCGATATGACATTTCTAAAGGCATTATTTATTATCGTGCTTGGCTCTTTAGTTGGTGCCATACCGCTCGTGCTAATGGGGAATATCGGAACTCGAACCGGTCTTCCAACCATGGTTTTGATGAGACCTGCCTTTGGACAAAGAGGAGCTATGCTTCCTGCTGCTGTTAATCTTATTACATTAATCGGGTGGGCATGGATTCAAGCCTACATGGCAGGGCTAAGTTTAAATCATGCCATTACCTTTTTGACCGGTTACAGTAACATCAATCTATTTACAATCCTTACTCAAGTGTTGGTAGTAGCTATTTCTATATACGGACATAAAGGCATTGAAGCAACGGAGAAATTAGTAGCTACGCTTATGGTCATTTTAGCAACCGTTGTGTTTAGCTATTTGTTTATCGAATTTGATGCAGCAAAATTAATTCAAATGAAAGCAAGCGAAAATCCTGGCATTACAGGAATGTTAGCTTTTGATATTGTAGTAGCTACAGCTTTTACGTGGATTCCCATTGTTTGCGATTATAATAGAAACTGTAAATCTGAAAAAACGGGAATTGCTGGAACTTATTTAGGGTATAACGTCGCGACTTTAATTGCGATGGGGTTAGGCGCAACGGTTTCTGGTTTTTCAATTCTCGGAAATATGACGCAAACGTATGACCCAGTAAATTTAATTGGTGCATATAGCCCGCTGTTAGGATTAGTAGCAGCCATCGTGATTTTTTTATCGGTGCTGTCCACGAATGTAATGGTACTGTATAGCGCGACGATGTCTTATTTATCTATTTTTCCAAAGCAGCGCTTCTGGATACCGGCACTAACCATGGGAGTTGTCACAGTCCTAGGTTCTTTATTAAAAGAGTGGTTAATGACAAATTTTCAAAGCTTTTTGCTTATGATCGGCGTATTATTTATTCCCATTATTGCTATTGTTCTTGTTGATTATTATATCATTCGCCGAAAACACTACGATGTTTCAGCCATTTTAGAAAAACAAAATAAAATGTACTGGTATACAAAAGGATTTAATCTTCATGTGTATGTATCTTACATAGTGGGTGCTGTATTTGCCTACTATTTCACGTATGTTCATCCGATAGCCACAGGTGCAACGATTGTAACTTTTTTATTTACAGGTGTTTTACATGTATTGTTAACCAAGCTTTCACAGCTCTCCATCCCTTATTCAAAGGGAATCGACAGAAATGCTTGATATACATTTTAAATAGACTGAATTATCTTAAAAATACCACCGTCAAAAAGCTCCTATTTAAAGGAGCTTTTTGTGCTGAATAAAGGAGGGTTTTACTATAACAAGGCAAGCAGATGTAAAAATAGATGAAAAATAAGTAAAAGCAGGGAGAAGAGAGGTTCTTAATCCAGCCACAAATAAAGTAATAACGTGTATTTGATTCTGTCAGGGGTCTTTCCTATAATAAATGTAGGAAAACTTTCCAAAGGAGAATTTTATGTTCGAATTAGAGGCTATTCAAAGCAGGGCCATTGAAAAAACTAAGCATACATTACTACAGGATATAAAGAGCGTACTAGGTGAACAAGCTGAATGTCCTGATTTAGAGACTTATTTAACAGACAGGCACTCTTTTATTAAAAAAGCCTGGGGGACTACGTGGAGAAAGGTAGTTGTTTCTTCCGTATCTAAGAAAAACAGAAAGTCGTATTTAACAGAGAAAGGCTTTGATATAAAAGGGTATAAACCTCAAGCTAGAGATAAGTTATTTGCTAAAGAAACTAGAAAAGGTATGGAGTTTGATGCTTTTTCTTGGTTAGAAAAGCAATACGGAAATGGCAATAGAGCTGAGTGGCTATCTCTATACGAGGAAGCAAGAGCAGAACTTGCCCAAAAAGAAGAAGAAAGAAAAGAGAAAGAAAGACAGCAAAGTATTAACGATAGAAAAGCTAGGTATCAATTACAGTTAAATTTAGAATCAGCTCCTGTCTTGGAATTAAACAAAGAGCTGTATTACCTACATATAAGAGAACAGCTTTCACATCAACTATCAAAAGACATTGAAACAAACCCAAAGTATATTGAAAACTATGCGCCGCATACTGAGCTTGAAGATGAATTAATAGCAAACGGTAATTTAACACGTCATGATTATGAAACGGTTAATGACTTTTTTCAAGAGCTCACCGGTAACGTAAGCTCAGAATTAGACAGATATTCAACCATCATCTTGTTTGAAACGTATGAAGATGTATACGAGGTATTTATCACAGATAAGATTTATGAACTCATTCCAAATATGATTATGGATGACCTTCCTACTTCATTTAAAGAAGAATATAAATCCTATACAAATGCTTCGGTAACACGCATGGATATTATAAAAGCACTTAGAAGTAATTTATCGGATTTGGTCTATGAATATAAAAAAATGCTCGTAGAAGAAAAGCTTTCCGATGTACTAGAAGTTTCAGATAACAACTTAACGATCGAAGAACATAAAGAGAGGTATACACAGCAGCTGGAAGAAAGACGATTACAACAAGAACGTGAACTTGAAGAAAAGAAAAAGCTTATTGAAGAAGAACAGCGACAATTAAATTATATTTTTGGTGCAGAATACGAAATGGACCCAAGAAAAGAAACGGAATACATTCTTCATCTCGGTGATACAAACACAGGAAAAACGTATACAGCATTAAAATCATTAAAAAAAGCTGCTTCGGGTAATTACTTAGCGCCACTTCGCTTGTTAGCTTTAGAAGTTTTTGAAAAGCTAAACAAGGACGGAGTTGCTTGTTCGTTAAAAACAGGTGAAGAAGAAAAGATTGTTGAAGATGCTCAGCATATGGCCGGTACCGTAGAGATGTTTAGTGAATTAGAACATGGCGATGTAACAGTAATCGATGAAGCACAGATGATTCAAGACAGAGACCGAGGGTTTTCATGGTATAAAGCCATCACCCGAGCCAATGCCAAACAAGTTCATGTGATCGGGAGTTTAAGCATTCGAAGTATGCTAGAAGAGATGCTAGACGGTGTTATCTCAGAAATTCATGAGTACGAAAGAGATATACCTTTAAAAGTAGATCTTCGAAAATTTAAAATTGAACAAGTGAAACCCGCTGATGCTTTAATTGTTTTCTCACGTAAGAAAGTTTTGCAGACAGCGGCTAAGCTAGAAAAAGATGGTCATAAAGTTAGCGTGATTTATGGCAGTATGCCGCCTGAAACGAGAAGAAAACAAATTGAGCAGTTCATTAATAGAGAAACAAATGTCATTGTGTCTACAGATGCAATTGGAATGGGATTAAATCTTCCAATTAGACGAATTGTCCTTTTAGAAAACATGAAATTTGACGGGCAAAAGAGGAGATTATTGACTTCTCAAGAGTTAAAGCAGATTGCAGGTCGTGCTGGGAGGAAGGGTCTCTATAATGTAGGAGAAGTTGCTTTCGCTAAAGATGCAAAGCAAATGAGAGAACTGTTATTTTCAACAGACGAGCAAATCAGTAAATTTTCAATTGCTCCTACTTCAGATATGCTCAGAAGATTTAAAGAATATCATCATGACCTCGGAACGTTTTTTGACATGTGGGCTAAATTTAAAAATCCAAAAGGTACACAAAAATCAAATCTGGCACAAGAACGTGAGCTTTATGATGAAGTAAAAGACACGCTAGTTGAGGCGAAAATGCCGATTGTTGATTTATATGGTTACTTACAGCTGCCGTTTTCAGCAAAAGAAAGCTCTTTGAAAAAACAGTGGGTGGCTAGCATGAATGCGATTGTTAACAGGGAAGCATTACCTGAACCAAGGATGATAGAAGGTTCACTAGAAAATTTAGAGCTGTCTTATAAGGCGATTGGCTTGCATCTTTTATTTCTATATCGAATGGATAGAAGGCCAGAAGCTATTTACTGGGAGCGTGTCCGAGAAGAGCTTACAAACAAAATACATGACGTATTAAGAAAAGATATGAAAAAATTTAAAAGAACGTGCAGTGCGTGTTCTAAAGAACTTCCTTGGAATCATGATTATGCGATATGCGATTCATGTTTTCATAAAAGATTTCGCAGAAGATATGGGGACGACTACGATTTTAATTAATAAGATGTAGTGATAAAAAAGAGGCTTGTACAAAAGTATTTTAGTTGAAGGAAGATCCGAACGATAAATCGCTCGGATCTTTTCAATGTGATGGTGAATATAGGTTTCATGTATGTAGTGGCTTCTAGCTGTTGATTGGAGGGCAAGGCGAAGACTCCTGTGGGAAAAGCGGAATAGGTGAGACCCCGCAGGAGTGTAAGCGACGAGGAGGCTCACCGGCCGCGCGCGGAAAGCGAAGTCTTGCACGGAAATCAACAGCGGTGTAACAAGCGATCCCTACTAGCTCATGTATCCCATTTGTGCTCCTTTAGATTGGATTGATGTAGTTATGTCTCAATCTCATTTTTCGTATAGGCTTTTAATCTTTTTCCTATGAATTTCTGCGTCAAAGCAGATTTTTGTAGAAAAAAGTCAGAAATGTATAAGCGGTCATCTTGTAAAAAGAGCAATAAATTATTATGATATAAGGTGGAGCTTATATTTTAAAGAGTTCCGTGATTTTTTTGTTGGGCGGACGTGTATTGTATTAGAGTAAATTTGCTATCATTCGTTATTTTAAAAGCAGCACTTTTAAATAGAGATACGGTTCGTAATAGAAGGGAAGAGGATGATGACAAGTCATAACAGAGAAAACAAAGCTGCAGTCGAGCAGTACAGTAAAGGGAAGATTTTGTGGCAATTAACCCGTCCTCATACACTAACAGCATCGTTTGTACCCGTTTTGATTGGAACAGTTCTA encodes:
- the speB gene encoding agmatinase; amino-acid sequence: MPKYQPKNSFESPRFCGPRTFMRLPYLEQINSEMDFIVTGIPFDSGQSFRTGARFGPEAIRDFSILLRPYNPEQKINIFDYISGVDYGDLAVVPGYILETYKKIEAGLTPVVNEGIIPISLGGDHSMTLGELRAIAKKHGPVALLQFDAHSDTWDSYFEQKYNHGTVFRRAIEEGLIDVSRSIQIGMRGGLYGIEDLEDAKNLGLALYTTNEYKKLGVERMLDIIHERVGKEPVFLSFDIDFLDPVYAPGTGTPEVSGASTDDALQFVRGLTNIDFVGFDLVEVLPAYDHGQITAAAAANIVYEFITLIALRKKAKEEEALLVKARD
- a CDS encoding aldehyde dehydrogenase family protein, translating into MNGQVYVKIDKKQEKILKREILNPATNKIIAEVFDSSLQQVEEAVDKAKQAFEQSEWKKNKSLRVGVLTKLADLLEKEASVFAETETLNTGKPVKESQLDIEDTINCLRYYANLIEENQPWTKDMFDNTNSKIIQEPIGVCALIVPWNFPLLLGMWKLAPALAAGNTVVFKPSELTPLSFLKLASLCEKAGIPEGVFNLITGDGKVGSALVEHKDVAKVSFTGGSETGKRIYQQCAKEMKRVSLELGGKSPLLIFQDSEIDIAVDWTMFGSFFNQGQVCVASSRILVHESIYKPFLSALTEAVATIKIGNPLTEETEMGPVISKKHLNKIRNFIKLGQEEGANLLTGGTLINCEGGNYMKPAVLVDVEQHMKVVQEEIFGPVITVQSFSSEEEAIALANGTKFGLAAGILTNDVAKAERVAEHLQAGTIWINGYHTPHIETAWGGFKESGIGRELGPSGLAAFTETKHVNTNSKLARANWYQQK
- a CDS encoding purine-cytosine permease family protein encodes the protein MTIKSGLAHDNVQPIAMNKRSMGFFSTFSMWIGANVVVTTVFTGMLLVPDMTFLKALFIIVLGSLVGAIPLVLMGNIGTRTGLPTMVLMRPAFGQRGAMLPAAVNLITLIGWAWIQAYMAGLSLNHAITFLTGYSNINLFTILTQVLVVAISIYGHKGIEATEKLVATLMVILATVVFSYLFIEFDAAKLIQMKASENPGITGMLAFDIVVATAFTWIPIVCDYNRNCKSEKTGIAGTYLGYNVATLIAMGLGATVSGFSILGNMTQTYDPVNLIGAYSPLLGLVAAIVIFLSVLSTNVMVLYSATMSYLSIFPKQRFWIPALTMGVVTVLGSLLKEWLMTNFQSFLLMIGVLFIPIIAIVLVDYYIIRRKHYDVSAILEKQNKMYWYTKGFNLHVYVSYIVGAVFAYYFTYVHPIATGATIVTFLFTGVLHVLLTKLSQLSIPYSKGIDRNA
- a CDS encoding helicase-related protein, which translates into the protein MFELEAIQSRAIEKTKHTLLQDIKSVLGEQAECPDLETYLTDRHSFIKKAWGTTWRKVVVSSVSKKNRKSYLTEKGFDIKGYKPQARDKLFAKETRKGMEFDAFSWLEKQYGNGNRAEWLSLYEEARAELAQKEEERKEKERQQSINDRKARYQLQLNLESAPVLELNKELYYLHIREQLSHQLSKDIETNPKYIENYAPHTELEDELIANGNLTRHDYETVNDFFQELTGNVSSELDRYSTIILFETYEDVYEVFITDKIYELIPNMIMDDLPTSFKEEYKSYTNASVTRMDIIKALRSNLSDLVYEYKKMLVEEKLSDVLEVSDNNLTIEEHKERYTQQLEERRLQQERELEEKKKLIEEEQRQLNYIFGAEYEMDPRKETEYILHLGDTNTGKTYTALKSLKKAASGNYLAPLRLLALEVFEKLNKDGVACSLKTGEEEKIVEDAQHMAGTVEMFSELEHGDVTVIDEAQMIQDRDRGFSWYKAITRANAKQVHVIGSLSIRSMLEEMLDGVISEIHEYERDIPLKVDLRKFKIEQVKPADALIVFSRKKVLQTAAKLEKDGHKVSVIYGSMPPETRRKQIEQFINRETNVIVSTDAIGMGLNLPIRRIVLLENMKFDGQKRRLLTSQELKQIAGRAGRKGLYNVGEVAFAKDAKQMRELLFSTDEQISKFSIAPTSDMLRRFKEYHHDLGTFFDMWAKFKNPKGTQKSNLAQERELYDEVKDTLVEAKMPIVDLYGYLQLPFSAKESSLKKQWVASMNAIVNREALPEPRMIEGSLENLELSYKAIGLHLLFLYRMDRRPEAIYWERVREELTNKIHDVLRKDMKKFKRTCSACSKELPWNHDYAICDSCFHKRFRRRYGDDYDFN